Genomic DNA from Niabella ginsenosidivorans:
CATTGCTTCTGATAATGGTGCAGACCCTTTTGTGACGCAGATGCCCGGTTTCTTTATACAGGATCTGTGGACGCTGAATCCTAAAACCAGCTTGCTGCTGGGCTACCGGTTTGACTATGATTTTACCCGTTCCGCTTCCGGCGACCATGAGAACCCGGTGCATTCTCCCCGCATTGCGTTGAAATATGCACCTGACGAAAAAAATACCCTGCGGGCCAGCATCGGTACCGGTTACAGGGTGGTCAATATCTTCAGCGAAGATCACAGGGCACTGAGCGGACAATACGAAGCACTGTTCGGCGAAACGTTAAAACCCGAAAAATCGATCAGCGGTACGCTGGATTATGAAGGCAGGGTTGCTACGGAAGGCATCGGCCTTACTTACGATGTAAGCGCCTACTATACCCATTTCTTTAATAAGATCTATCCTGTAAGAAATGACGTGAGCAGGACCCTTACTTACTATAATGTAGATGGAAAAGAGCATGCCCGCAATATTGGCGCATCGCTGGATATTGCATTGAATTTCCGTTTTCCCTTCCGGCTTACGGCAGGTGTTTCCTATAACCAGGCAGAGTTATTTGAGTTTGAAAGGGATGATAACGGTAACCAGCTAAGCAATAAGATCGTAAGATCGCCATTTGAGTTTTCTCCCAAATGGTCGGGCGTATTCAGTGCCGCGTATGATCTTATTCCGCAGCTCACCTGGGATGTAACGGGGGAATGGCGCGGACCTATGTTGCTGCCTACGCAGGGAACAATGGAAACCTACGACGGTAATGGTCATATAACAGGAACCATAACCGATCCGCGACCCCCTTATTCCCCCTGGTTCTGTAAGCTGCACAGCCAGTTAACGTATAAGCTTACTGCCGGCTTACAATTGTATGCCGGTGTAAAAAACATATTCAATTACATTCCAAAGCACCTGCTGGTAAATACGGCAGACCCTTTTAATGACCGGTCGGGCCCTGATCAGTATGGCGGGCTGCAATTTGATACGGAGTATAACTACACGCCACAGCAGGGCCGCACAGGTTACCTGGGTGTACGTTTTAATCTTTAATATCATTATGCATTGTATACAGAGAACAGCCAATAAGAGGACCGTTCCGGTAAAAGGTGCTTCGCTTTGCGTTTTAGGGCGTTGTGCTGGGGCCTTGTTGCTCCTGTGCTTTTGGGCTCATACAGCAGGCGCGCAAATGAGCTTTGCGGAACTGGATTGGCAGATGACAAAAGAAAAAAAATACGTGGTGGTTTACATCCGCTCAAAACACTGCACCTATTGCCTCATGCAGGAGGCACAACTCCGTAAGAACAGCCATTTAAAGCTGCGGCTGGAGCGCGACTTTTATTTTGTAGAGGGAAAAGCGGAAGAGGATTCTGTGATTGTTTTCGATCATACAGCATATGGGAACCCCGATCCTCAAAATCCCCGCCAGGTAAATGATTTTGTAACTGTTTACGGGAAAGATAAAGAGGGGATGGTGGGGTATCCGTTGTGGCTTTATTTCGATAAAAATTATCGCCTGTTGTTACGTTTTTACGGGCTGATGCCTCCTGAAAATATTTTAAAGATACTGGACAGAATTTCAGCAGTAAGCGGTGAACAATAAGCCGGCATCGGGATTACTTTTAACCAGGTAATACATTTTTAACGGGAAGGAATTGCATGCTTCGGCCCCGGTTGGGTACATGCTATTTTCCGGTTCCGTTCTGTCAGCTTTTTTATTCCCTCCATTTATTTTTAGTCTTTTGATTAAAGCTAAACGGGCTGATGGCATTCAAAGTTCTATAGAGATTCTTTAACTGCGGAATGGTTCCTTAAATCGGGCCGCCGGCCTTTAGGATCTGAAGAGTGCGGCAGGAATTGCACGAATAATGAAGAAGCGTAGCCTGGGCGGGCGTACCTACACATACTGCCTTTTGTAAAAGAGGCTATGGTCTCCCGGTTTTGCCCCTGGGTATTTTCTGGAATAGTATTGCTATCTTTATCTGTATGGCATATCTTAACAAATATGGGTTGCTGTTGCTGCTGTTTGCGGGGCTCTTACCGGTAAACACCTGGTCACAGGTAAAGATTGAATGGATTTCTCCTGCTGCAACAGCAGATAATATCCGGGAAGTGCATGGCCCGCACGTTGCGATGTACAACCCGTCTGCTCACTCCCGGCACCGGCTGCTTTTTATGATAGAAGGAACAGGTGCCAGTGCAGCAAGCTGCAGGGTTTTTGACAGTTGCTTTGCTGAAATGGGGTATCATGTGGTCAGCATTGATTACCCGAATAATGTAATTACCACTACCTGCAGCGGTAGTACAGACAGCAGCTGTTTTGACGGGTACCGGCAGGAGATTGTTTTTGGCACACCTGCCAGTTCGCTGGTAGACGTGGATGCTGCCAATAGTATTGTCAGCCGCTTTACAAAGCTGCTGCGCTATTTGTCTGCGCACGACAAGGCCGGTGGGTGGGATGCATTTTTGCAGGGCGCAGCCCCGCGCTGGGACCATATCATTGTGGCTGGCCATTCACAGGGAGCCGGCCATGCCGCCTATCTGGGTAAAGCCTTTCAACTGGCGGGCGTATTAATGCTTTCCGGCCCGCAGGATTACCTGAGAACTTTTCAAACGCCTGCCCCCTGGCAGTTTCGTAAGGGATTAACACCAGCTGCGCGGCAGTATGCGTTCCTGCATGTGAAAGACCCCTTCAATTATCAGTTTCAGGTTGCAGATGTAGCTGCCGTTACGGGACTGAGCCCGGCAGACACTACTATGGTACAGCCCGGGATACCTGTGCATTCGGACCGGCACATTTTTGTTAATACCTGGGGAACCAAAGACTATCATGGCTCTACTGTAAACCCTGCGTTTGTACAGGTATGGCAATATATAATGGATCGGCTGCAGTAAGATATCTTTATACGATCAGCGTTCTTTTCGGGAGGGCTGGCCTTCTGCGGA
This window encodes:
- a CDS encoding thioredoxin family protein, whose product is MHCIQRTANKRTVPVKGASLCVLGRCAGALLLLCFWAHTAGAQMSFAELDWQMTKEKKYVVVYIRSKHCTYCLMQEAQLRKNSHLKLRLERDFYFVEGKAEEDSVIVFDHTAYGNPDPQNPRQVNDFVTVYGKDKEGMVGYPLWLYFDKNYRLLLRFYGLMPPENILKILDRISAVSGEQ
- a CDS encoding BPSS1187 family protein produces the protein MAYLNKYGLLLLLFAGLLPVNTWSQVKIEWISPAATADNIREVHGPHVAMYNPSAHSRHRLLFMIEGTGASAASCRVFDSCFAEMGYHVVSIDYPNNVITTTCSGSTDSSCFDGYRQEIVFGTPASSLVDVDAANSIVSRFTKLLRYLSAHDKAGGWDAFLQGAAPRWDHIIVAGHSQGAGHAAYLGKAFQLAGVLMLSGPQDYLRTFQTPAPWQFRKGLTPAARQYAFLHVKDPFNYQFQVADVAAVTGLSPADTTMVQPGIPVHSDRHIFVNTWGTKDYHGSTVNPAFVQVWQYIMDRLQ